One Campylobacter sputorum genomic window, GCTTTGCTGATCGCATTCTTGAAAATCATTACTATTGCAAACTGGAGTAAATTTCTCAAATTCTTTTGGATATCTTTTAAAATAAGCTGGTCCGTGATTTCCCATTTGATGAAGCACTATTAAGATATCTTTGTTTTTATTTTTATCTATAAATTTATCAAGTCCATCAAGCATTCCAATATCACGACACTCTTGATTATCGCAAACTTTGTTATTTTGATTAGTTTTGAAATTCTCATACTCCATTCTAGTTGCGACATTTTTTGAATCAGAGTTATTATCTCTCCATAAAATTCTAACCCCAGCTCTACTTAAAATATCCAAAGCATTATCTTGATTTTTAGCCTTGTATTTATCAAAATTATCATGTCTTAAAGCAGACAACATACAAGGTACAGAAACTGCCGTAGTTGTACCACAACTAGTAAAATTTGGAAAATTTATAATATTTTCTTTACTTAAAAGCGGATTTGTATCTCTCTCATAACCATTTAAACTAAAATGGTCACTCCTAGCTGCTTCTCCAATAACAAGTATAATGAGCTCTTTTTTATCATCATTCTTATCTTCCAAGCTTGTTTCAACTACCTTTGCATCCTCGCCTAATTTTACAAACCCAATGTTAGTGCCTTTTAAAGATTTAGTACTAAAATCTCCTACACTATAAAGCCAGTAAAATGGATTTATAGCGTATCTTAAAGGTTTGTGTTCTCTAAAAAATGATGTATAAAATTTAGAAAAACTAAGCATAGTTGCAAGTATAATAAGTAAAAAATGCTTAAAATTTTTAACTTTGAGAAAAATTGTGTTTTAAAATTTGGATAAATTATCTTAAATTTATAAATAAAAATTGATGGAATTATGCCTAAAAATATAATGTATAAAAATAGCTTTATACTAAGCAAATCAGCAGTTTCTGAAACATTTGTCTCAATGACATTTGTAAGCATAGTGTTATCTATAATAACACCATAATTATCCATAAAATAAGCCGTTATAGATGAAACCAAAACCACAAAAATAAGTATAGGTTTTGTTGTGTATTTTGAGCTAAAAAGAGTAAAAAACAAAACACTAAATGAAAAAAGCATTATAACTATAGAAACAAAATATATAAAATTTTCTCTTATATCATAAACAGATGCAACATTTGTAAAAAATGTAAAGTTATAAAACGCAACAAAAAGTGCCGAAGTTATCATAATAAGACTGGATTCTTTGTATTTCATATACTACCTCATTTTAAAAAATAAAACGAAATTGTAGTTAATAATGATAAATGATTGGAATTTAAATAGATAGCCAAAAAATGGCTATCTATATGAAGTTAAAAAGCAGAAATTATCGCACCTTTGTATTTTTCATCTATAAATTTTTTCACGGCTTCGCTTTGTATAGCTTGATTTAACGCTTTGGTTTTTTTGCTATCTACATTTTTTTCACTAACTACAACTATATTTGCATAAGGACTATCCTTGCTTTCTAAAGCTAAGGCATCTTTTTTAGGATTTAAGCCTACGCTAAGTGCGTAATTTGTATTAATAACTGATATATCAACATCATCAAGCGTTCTAGGAAGACTAGCCGCTTCTATCTCTATAAATTTAAGATTTTTAGGATTTTTGGTTATATCAAGTGGAGTTTTTAAAGTCGCATTATCTAGCTCTATAAGTCCAGCATTTGCCAAAACATCCAAAGCTCTACTCTCGTTTGTAGGATCATTTGGAATACTAACTTTTGCACCTTTTTTAAGCTCATTTAAATCTTTTATCTTTTTACTATAAACACCCATTGGCTCTATATGAACAGAAGCTGTGCTAACTAGTTTTGTGCCTTTATTTTTATTAAATTCCTCTAAATAAGGCAAATGTTGAAAAAAGTTTGCGTCTAACTCGCCACTATCTGTTGCAACATTTGGTATAACATAATCATTAAATATTTTTATATCCAAATCATATCCAGCTTTTGCAAGTTCAGGTTTGATAACTTCTAGAATTTCAGCATGAGGAACAGGCGTAGCACCAACTACTATTTTTTCAGCAGCATTTGCAAAACCAGCTACTAAAAACGATAACAATAAACTAAAAACTATTTTTTTCATATTTTTCTCCTTTAAAATATATTAATTATATTGTATTTTATAAATTCTTTAGCTTTGTAAATTTTCATTACATTCCTTTACTATAAGATAATTTACATAAGTATTTTCTCTATCTTTTAAGGCAAGAGTATCTCTTTTTGGATTTAAATTTACTCCTAGAACATAATTCATATTTACAATAGCAATATCTAATGGAAATATATGCGTAGTATTTTTTGGATTAAATTCTTTCATATAAGGAAGACCTATACCAAAATGCAAATATATCTCGCCATTTTCAAGAGCGTAGTTTGATATAAAATAGTCATTAAATTCTTTTATTTCTATATCAAAACTTAGTGGTTTTATAAACTCTATAATATGAGCATGAGAAATAGGCAAAGTGCCAACAGCTAATTTTTGTGCATATAAGCTTAAATTTGAGACTATAAACAGAATAAGAAATAATCTTTTCATAAAATTCCTTTAAATGTTTAAAATCTCAAACACTTAAAGGAATTTTAAGTGTTTGACTAAAAAATCTTTCGACAACGCATAGCTAAACAACGACACATTTCATACATGTCAGACATATCTGATTTCATAATATCTCCTTTTTAAAAATAATTTTATGATTGTAATAAATTTATTCTTAAATTTATATAAATATACTATCTTTTTACTTTTTTATAAATCAAATCCCCCATACTTTGGAAAATTTGAACCATTACTATAAGTATAATAACAGTGTATGTCATTATGTCTGCTCTAAATCTTTGAAAACCATATCTTATAGCAACATCACCAAGTCCTCCGCCACCAAGAGTTCCAGCCATAGCAGAAAAACCGATAACTACTATTATGCTTAAAGTTATAACATTTATAAGAGTTGGAACTGCTTCAACTAAAATAACTTTAAAAATTATTTGCATTTTACTAGCACCAAAACTTTTTGCAGCTTCAACTATACCACTATCAACTTCTATTAAAGCATTTTCTATAAGTCTTGCCATAAAAGGAGCTGTGCCTATAGTAAGTGGTACGATAGCAGCGTCTGTTCCTATACTTGTGCCAATTATAAGGCGAACAAGCGGAAAAAGAACTATGATGAGTATTATAAAAGGAAAACTTCTAAGCGTATTTACTATTATGTCAAGAACAAAATACACTTTTGCATTTTCCATTAATCCATTTTGTCTAGTTAAAACAAGAATTATAGCCAGTGCAATTCCTATGATGGAAGCAAAAAATGTTGAAGTAATGCTCATATATAAAGTTTCCCAAGTTGCAACTAATAAAATATCAATAGCAATTTGATAAGTTTTATCGCCTAAAATTTCTTTTAAACTAACTCCAAAGCTATCAAAAAGAGCTCCAAAAAACGGCTCATCTTTAAAAAATGCTGTATCCATGCTCTCAAAAATACTCTCACCCGCAAAAAACGGATATAAGAAAAATAGGGCTAAAATTATACTTAAAAATATCATAGTTTTTTTCATTTAATGCCTTATCTATTTAATTTTTTTAATCATCATAAAGTCAAAGTTGATATCAAAATTTACTCTAAAATTTCCCATAAAACACCCGTTTTTTTGATAAAATTTACCACTTTTTCTTTGTGCTCTGACTCAACATTTATAACTAAATGTCCTAA contains:
- a CDS encoding phosphoethanolamine transferase, with product MLSFSKFYTSFFREHKPLRYAINPFYWLYSVGDFSTKSLKGTNIGFVKLGEDAKVVETSLEDKNDDKKELIILVIGEAARSDHFSLNGYERDTNPLLSKENIINFPNFTSCGTTTAVSVPCMLSALRHDNFDKYKAKNQDNALDILSRAGVRILWRDNNSDSKNVATRMEYENFKTNQNNKVCDNQECRDIGMLDGLDKFIDKNKNKDILIVLHQMGNHGPAYFKRYPKEFEKFTPVCNSNDFQECDQQSIINSYDNAILYTDYFLSEVIEFSKKYSSTHENAVIYMSDHGESLGENNIYLHGLPYAIAPQAQKHVPAFIWLGDGFFDVDSKKLKEKVKNGEFSQDYLFHTLLSIF
- a CDS encoding phosphoethanolamine transferase domain-containing protein; its protein translation is MKYKESSLIMITSALFVAFYNFTFFTNVASVYDIRENFIYFVSIVIMLFSFSVLFFTLFSSKYTTKPILIFVVLVSSITAYFMDNYGVIIDNTMLTNVIETNVSETADLLSIKLFLYIIFLGIIPSIFIYKFKIIYPNFKTQFFSKLKILSIFYLLYLQLCLVFLNFIHHFLENTNL
- a CDS encoding MetQ/NlpA family ABC transporter substrate-binding protein, with the protein product MKKIVFSLLLSFLVAGFANAAEKIVVGATPVPHAEILEVIKPELAKAGYDLDIKIFNDYVIPNVATDSGELDANFFQHLPYLEEFNKNKGTKLVSTASVHIEPMGVYSKKIKDLNELKKGAKVSIPNDPTNESRALDVLANAGLIELDNATLKTPLDITKNPKNLKFIEIEAASLPRTLDDVDISVINTNYALSVGLNPKKDALALESKDSPYANIVVVSEKNVDSKKTKALNQAIQSEAVKKFIDEKYKGAIISAF
- a CDS encoding MetQ/NlpA family ABC transporter substrate-binding protein: MKRLFLILFIVSNLSLYAQKLAVGTLPISHAHIIEFIKPLSFDIEIKEFNDYFISNYALENGEIYLHFGIGLPYMKEFNPKNTTHIFPLDIAIVNMNYVLGVNLNPKRDTLALKDRENTYVNYLIVKECNENLQS
- a CDS encoding methionine ABC transporter permease, which codes for MLGDKTYQIAIDILLVATWETLYMSITSTFFASIIGIALAIILVLTRQNGLMENAKVYFVLDIIVNTLRSFPFIILIIVLFPLVRLIIGTSIGTDAAIVPLTIGTAPFMARLIENALIEVDSGIVEAAKSFGASKMQIIFKVILVEAVPTLINVITLSIIVVIGFSAMAGTLGGGGLGDVAIRYGFQRFRADIMTYTVIILIVMVQIFQSMGDLIYKKVKR